The Maridesulfovibrio sp. genomic sequence GGAATTTCGCCGAAACTGTATTCTCGCATCGTCCGTTTTCAGCGATGCCTAGGTCTGCTGTGGGGACAGGAGCAACTATCGTACGCCAGCCTTGCACAAGACAGCGGATATTATGATCAGGCTCATTTCATCAATGAGTTCCGTGAGTTCTCACTTTGCACCCCTGCGCAGGCCTTAGGGACAAGTGTGCAGTAACACAGAAAGAAATATTACTTCTAGATTGGATCGCTATGACCTGACTAAAAATTTCGTAGAATGCCAGCAAAAGAATCTTCAGTTTCAGTATTCTGAAACACCTTTATAGTGGGCACCGACCCCAATCATTCCAGAATCTTACATATCAGCCAAAATAGTTTCCCCACACATTACCCAAATGTACGCATCCCAAGTTTTCCAAACCGTCACCTGAAATGAATTTTGCGCACGCAACCACTTTTCGCCCCACACAAAGAAAGCCTCCTAATGCGATAACACAATGTGAAACTTGATTTTTATAGGAAACACACAAGAGGAATTAAACACCCGTACCGCTGGTTACGAATTGCCGGAACGGACATGTTACACCCCGTGACGAGGGGCATGCTGTGGAGTTGCTGCCGAAGCTTGGGGTAGCGAGTTAGGTTGAAATAGATTGATTGAGGATAAGGGGCGTCAGTGGCGGCGTCCCTTTTTAAGCGGCTTAAAGGACAGCTAAATTTTTGTTTTAAACACAATTTCAAGAATATCATACCCATGAATATTTTCAATAACATTTAAAGCAGCTAAAGCATTCTCATGCACAAATTTATGCTTTGTCATTAGCTCGATTTCTTCTTCTGTAAAAGGTGCAGGTATTCGTGCTCTATTTATTTGACGAGAAAGATTTTGGGCACAGACAAAATCCACACAAAAAATCATTTTTTCATAACGAGCATATTCATCAATTTCTGAGCACCATTTAGATTGCAGGTGATCAACAACCCAATCATTAAAAATATTCACTTTATCAATATATTCTTGAAATATGGTTTTTACATCCACTTCTTCACAACGATTGATAAAAGTTCGGGCCCCAGCATTCCACTTTTTAAATTGCAACAATCTATCTTTCTTTAAAAGAAAATTACGTATATTTGGACCGCCTTCGAAATCATACTTATACTGCCAATCTGCAAGCAAAAAACATCTATGAACAGAATAGTTACGCAAACTAAAAACAAAATCAGAAATATGTGAGCCATCTAAAACTTCAAGCAAACTCGCATTGAACTCATCTTTGTCTGCATATTTATCTTTTATAACATTTTGAAGATCTCTAAGTGCAGATGCTGAACTTGCAGTCGAAAAAACCGCCTTGCTAACATTGAATCTAATTTTTTCAAAATCAGTACCGACATCATTCCAAGTTGGAGTATATTCTGTTTGCTCAAATTTACCGATCTCAATCATGAGATCATCCACACAACTTTTTAATAATGCGTGAGTCTTTTTGAGATCATATATAGCTTCTAATACCTTGAAACCTTGCAAGTCTCTAATTACAGATTTTGTAGAGGAATAGGAAGCCAGAAAACTATTTGAAATACTTTTCAAGCACCAAGGTTGGTCGCCCAAATTTTGTAAAATTTTATTTTTCATTGCATAGTCAGCCCAAAAATTAATTTTAATTTAACCGGATACCCTACCCACTGTAGGCATAGTACCGAATAGGCTAAATAGCTATATATAAAGGCCAGCCCCATTGTCGACGCTCCCCCCCCCAGCTCCCCCCCCAGCTCCCCCCAGCAAATGTTGACAGCCGGTTGACAGGCAGGTTCACCAACAACGAAAAAAGCCTAGCTATCAAATCTGATAACTAGGCTTTTTCTTGGAAATTTTAATGGTGGAGCTGGAGGGAATTGAACCCACGGCCTCTTGAATGCCATTCAAGCGCTCTCCCAACTGAGCTACAGCCCCACTGCGTTGGGTGAAGTTGTGTTTATAAGAACCGCCTCCAACTGTCAACACTCTTTTGCAATTATTTTAAAATAAATAGATTTCCCTGCCTGCGTGCTTCAGTTAAGATACACTTCGGTCAGCTCCGTAAACAAAACACAACAAAGTTTATTTTTCATAAACATCAACTATTGATTCAGGAGTTGACTTGCAGTATCCTGCCTGCAATTCAACTTTCTCTAAACTGCTATTTTAAATGAGGTACCATGCTGGACATTGCTTTTAAAATTCTCTCCAAATTCGCATGGGTTTCCGTAGTCTTTATCGGCATTACCGTGATCAGCTTCTGGGTCATCCACCTTGCTCCCGGATCACCTACTGATATGGAAACCACCTTGAACCCCACGGCGACCGTTGAAACCCGCCTAAAACTTGAAAAACTTTACGGCTTGGATAAGCCGATACACGAACAATATATTAATTGGGTCACCCGTTTGGCTAAATTCGATTTCGGGTTGTCCATGTCCGGCGACAGACGCCCTGTATGGGACCGCATCAAGGAGAGACTACCCTTGACCTTCGGTATGAACATGGCCTCATTATTCCTCACGTTGATAATCGCTGTGCCTATAGGAATGTACTCTGCATGGAAACAGGACGGCTGGTTTGACCGCGGAATGACAGTACTGGTCTTTATCGGATTCGCGGTGCCGGGCTTCTGGCTGGCTTTGCTACTTATGCTCTGGCTGGGCATCCACTATCCTATTTTTCCCATATCAGGGCTGACCTCCCTTGATTACCAATTGCTGTCACCATGGGGTAAAATAGTAGATCTGGCCCGACATCTGGCTTTACCAATTTTTATTTATACCTTCGGCAGTTTAGCGGGCATGTCTCGCTTCATGCGCTCCTCAATGCTGGAGGTGCTGCGGCAGGATTACATTACTACTGCCAAAGCCAAAGGTTTGCCCATGCACAAGGTGCTTTTCAAGCATGCCCTACGCAACGGCCTGCTCCCGGTGATCACCATTCTCGGCCTGTCCATACCCGGTCTGA encodes the following:
- a CDS encoding ABC transporter permease, whose translation is MLDIAFKILSKFAWVSVVFIGITVISFWVIHLAPGSPTDMETTLNPTATVETRLKLEKLYGLDKPIHEQYINWVTRLAKFDFGLSMSGDRRPVWDRIKERLPLTFGMNMASLFLTLIIAVPIGMYSAWKQDGWFDRGMTVLVFIGFAVPGFWLALLLMLWLGIHYPIFPISGLTSLDYQLLSPWGKIVDLARHLALPIFIYTFGSLAGMSRFMRSSMLEVLRQDYITTAKAKGLPMHKVLFKHALRNGLLPVITILGLSIPGLIGGSVIIESIFALPGLGQLFYGAVMARDYSLIMGSLVLGAMLTLAGNLLADIAYGLADPRIRAGGRD